The proteins below come from a single Miscanthus floridulus cultivar M001 chromosome 1, ASM1932011v1, whole genome shotgun sequence genomic window:
- the LOC136536019 gene encoding probable glutathione S-transferase GSTU6: MAGKEDLKLLGLPLSPFVVSVRMALNMKGVSYEYVDEDLNNKSELLLKSNPVHKKVPVLIHNGKPICESLVILQYVDELFAGRSILPTDPYERATARFWAAFAGDKLFPAWYGVVTAQAEEERAEKVKETLAAIEHMEVAFTKCSGGNAFFGGDSIGYVDVVLGSFLFWFEAVRRVDGLEIINASKTPLLAAWAERFGGSVEAKEAVPVTKADLAVQYISKFRAPAAAAAKLASSE; encoded by the exons ATGGCGGGCAAGGAGGATCTTAAGCTCCTCGGCCTGCCGCTGAGCCCATTCGTGGTCAGCGTGCGCATGGCGCTGAACATGAAAGGAGTGAGTTACGAGTACGTCGACGAGGACCTAAACAACAAGAGTGAGCTCCTGCTCAAGTCCAACCCGGTGCACAAGAAGGTGCCCGTGCTCATCCACAACGGCAAGCCCATCTGCGAGTCACTCGTCATCCTGCAGTATGTCGACGAGCTGTTCGCCGGCCGGTCAATCCTCCCAACCGACCCCTACGAGCGCGCCACCGCTCGCTTCTGGGCAGCCTTCGCCGGCGACAAG CTGTTCCCGGCGTGGTACGGCGTGGTGACGGCCcaggcggaggaggagagggcggagaaggtgaaggagacgCTTGCCGCGATCGAGCACATGGAAGTGGCCTTTACCAAGTGCTCCGGCGGCAACGCCTTCTTCGGCGGCGACTCCATTGGCTACGTCGACGTCGTGCTCGGCTCCTTCTTGTTCTGGTTCGAGGCGGTGCGCAGGGTTGACGGCCTGGAGATCATTAACGCGAGCAAGACTCCGCTCTTGGCTGCGTGGGCGGAGAGGTTTGGAGGGAGTGTAGAAGCAAAGGAGGCGGTGCCGGTAACCAAGGCGGACTTGGCGGTACAGTATATCAGTAAGTTTCGTgcccctgccgccgccgctgcgaaGTTAGCGAGTTCAGAATGA